A single Pedobacter sp. PACM 27299 DNA region contains:
- a CDS encoding M20/M25/M40 family metallo-hydrolase, protein MKSMMNTHNDNRNGQMPDLYTLSDDPLELLKKMIATPSFSGEEQDTADLIEAFLHKHHVFTFRKRNNIWCYNKNFDPAKPTLLLNSHHDTVRPTKAYHFNPFLPFIEEGKLYGLGSNDAGGCLVSLIAAFLHFHQFENLPYNLCLAATAEEETSGEYGLKSILPELHNIAFAIVGEPTQMEMAVAEKGSMVLDCISFGKPGHAAREEGDNAIYKALQDIQWFSDFIFPIEGDLQSPVKMTVTEVHAGLQHNIVPGECEFTVDIRFTHSWTPKEILTTIQNHTNCQVKVRPNVMNPSFIDGYHPLVMAGKEIGKTTYCSPTSSDQGWLEVPSLKMGPGDSARSHTADEFIYVEEIRSGIVTYIWMLENLFSHHDRKKNLVVSDNYYNC, encoded by the coding sequence ATGAAATCAATGATGAACACCCATAACGATAATCGCAATGGTCAAATGCCAGACCTGTATACTTTGAGTGATGACCCACTGGAGCTATTAAAAAAAATGATTGCCACGCCTTCTTTTAGTGGCGAAGAGCAGGATACTGCCGACCTGATCGAGGCTTTCCTTCACAAACACCATGTTTTTACTTTTCGCAAACGCAATAATATCTGGTGTTACAATAAGAATTTTGATCCTGCAAAACCTACTTTGCTGTTAAATTCTCACCACGATACGGTTCGGCCAACAAAAGCCTATCATTTCAATCCTTTTCTTCCTTTTATTGAGGAAGGAAAATTGTATGGTCTGGGCAGTAATGATGCAGGAGGCTGTCTAGTGTCTCTGATTGCTGCTTTCCTTCATTTTCATCAATTCGAAAACCTACCTTACAACCTTTGTCTGGCGGCAACAGCAGAAGAAGAGACTTCTGGAGAATATGGATTAAAATCTATTCTCCCTGAACTTCACAATATTGCTTTTGCCATCGTAGGAGAACCTACACAAATGGAAATGGCCGTCGCAGAGAAAGGATCTATGGTATTAGATTGTATCAGTTTCGGAAAACCAGGACATGCTGCAAGGGAAGAGGGCGACAATGCGATCTACAAAGCATTGCAGGACATTCAATGGTTCTCGGACTTTATTTTTCCCATTGAAGGAGATTTGCAGAGCCCGGTTAAAATGACTGTGACCGAAGTCCATGCCGGTTTGCAGCACAATATTGTGCCTGGAGAATGCGAATTTACAGTAGACATCCGTTTTACCCACAGCTGGACGCCAAAAGAAATTTTAACTACGATTCAAAACCATACGAACTGCCAGGTTAAAGTAAGGCCAAATGTGATGAATCCATCTTTTATTGATGGTTACCATCCTTTAGTCATGGCAGGTAAAGAAATTGGAAAAACAACGTATTGCTCTCCAACCAGTTCCGATCAGGGCTGGCTGGAAGTGCCTTCCTTAAAAATGGGGCCTGGTGATTCTGCCAGATCCCATACTGCCGATGAATTTATTTATGTAGAGGAAATCAGGTCTGGAATTGTGACGTACATTTGGATGCTGGAAAATTTATTTAGCCATCATGACCGCAAGAAAAACTTAGTTGTGTCAGATAATTATTATAATTGCTGA
- a CDS encoding GNAT family N-acetyltransferase yields the protein MENPMIFVRIATINDIKYVDEIIQETESSAIARGSGISKRTPESLAQKMRDEKAVIAVTSTGEWVGFAYFETWENDQFISNSGLIVAPKFRKSGVARAIKDRVFKISRRRYPQAKVFSITSGMAIMKMNTQLGFEPVTFAEITHDPNFWEGCKSCVNYDVLEGKKKCNCLCTAMLFDPEKIKQVQAQEFATESYQRYFSKTNLPS from the coding sequence ATGGAAAATCCAATGATCTTTGTGCGTATTGCTACCATAAATGATATAAAATACGTAGATGAAATAATTCAGGAAACGGAATCCTCTGCTATTGCCCGCGGATCGGGTATTTCAAAAAGAACGCCAGAATCGCTTGCACAGAAGATGAGGGATGAAAAAGCCGTAATCGCGGTAACCAGTACTGGGGAATGGGTAGGTTTCGCCTACTTTGAAACCTGGGAGAATGACCAGTTTATTTCCAACTCCGGACTAATTGTTGCTCCTAAATTTAGAAAGTCTGGCGTTGCCAGAGCTATAAAAGACCGTGTTTTCAAAATTTCTAGGAGAAGGTATCCTCAGGCAAAGGTGTTTAGTATCACCTCTGGAATGGCCATTATGAAGATGAATACCCAGCTTGGCTTTGAGCCGGTCACCTTTGCGGAAATTACCCATGACCCTAATTTTTGGGAAGGCTGTAAAAGCTGTGTCAACTATGACGTATTGGAAGGCAAGAAAAAATGCAATTGCCTGTGTACCGCCATGCTATTCGACCCTGAAAAGATAAAACAGGTACAAGCGCAGGAGTTTGCCACCGAATCCTATCAACGATATTTTTCTAAAACTAATCTTCCTTCCTAA
- a CDS encoding SCO family protein yields MKLNFSIPTTFLFALALFVSSCQDTKKLPILGPREAVTVKNADGSMGVDTVYKTIPAFSFLNQDSVLINNDTFKDKIYIADFFFTSCTTICPTMHRNMKTIFEEYKENPEVMFLSHTIDFKYDKPSVLKKYAEKLGVDGPKWQFVYGSKDSIYKIAEKDYLVAVIEDSTNKDGYIHQGWLMLIDKNKRIRGAYDGTDDKQVAQLKKDVAVLLAEDKK; encoded by the coding sequence ATGAAGCTAAACTTTTCCATTCCTACTACATTTCTATTTGCGCTCGCTCTCTTTGTTTCTTCCTGTCAGGATACTAAAAAACTGCCTATTCTCGGGCCCAGAGAAGCGGTTACGGTAAAAAATGCAGATGGTTCAATGGGTGTGGATACAGTTTATAAAACTATTCCTGCATTTAGTTTCTTAAATCAGGATAGCGTTTTGATCAATAATGATACTTTCAAAGACAAAATCTATATCGCTGATTTCTTCTTTACGTCCTGTACTACGATTTGTCCGACGATGCACAGAAATATGAAAACCATTTTTGAGGAGTATAAAGAAAATCCGGAAGTGATGTTTCTATCTCATACCATCGACTTTAAATACGACAAGCCATCTGTATTAAAAAAATACGCGGAGAAGCTGGGTGTTGATGGTCCAAAATGGCAGTTTGTATATGGTTCAAAAGACAGCATCTATAAAATTGCAGAAAAAGATTATTTGGTAGCGGTAATTGAGGACAGCACCAATAAAGATGGTTACATTCATCAGGGATGGTTGATGCTGATCGATAAGAACAAACGTATTCGTGGTGCTTATGATGGCACTGACGATAAACAAGTTGCACAGCTTAAGAAAGATGTGGCCGTTTTACTTGCTGAAGATAAAAAATAA
- a CDS encoding c-type cytochrome: MRKLLISIPVLFTFIMMIYSCQSADQVTQDLYYVSGRDYYIKYCQNCHGAKGEGLGALAPPLTDTVFLKENRNKLACFIKNGMSEPITIHGKKYEEKMPDFQTLGNIDIAKIVVYITNSFGNKQGMYPLEQANEDLKKCK, translated from the coding sequence ATGCGCAAATTACTGATTTCTATCCCTGTACTTTTCACCTTCATCATGATGATTTACTCCTGCCAAAGTGCGGATCAGGTTACTCAAGATTTGTATTATGTGAGCGGAAGAGACTATTATATCAAATATTGTCAAAACTGCCATGGTGCTAAAGGTGAAGGCCTCGGCGCTCTTGCTCCACCACTTACCGATACTGTTTTCCTAAAAGAAAATAGAAATAAGCTGGCTTGTTTTATTAAAAACGGAATGTCTGAGCCCATTACGATTCATGGCAAGAAATATGAAGAAAAAATGCCCGATTTCCAGACGCTGGGCAATATAGACATTGCAAAGATCGTGGTGTACATCACCAATTCATTTGGAAATAAGCAAGGTATGTATCCTCTTGAACAAGCCAACGAAGACCTTAAAAAATGTAAATAG
- a CDS encoding SPFH domain-containing protein: MGFFNFLKKQLATVIEWQPQQPDVLLWKYPSATDEIKNASKLVIAPGQGCILIYEGQVTDVLDSEGVYHIATDNHPFVTSLLKAAQLFESEHKVGLYFYRKAEVVNQGWGTSSPVKYIDAEYQIPVQLSAFGNFSYRLLDAKKLFTEYAGTQQEYTTEVFRDLIQSRIPQMLSSYLSGSKIPFTRIDSELNSIALEMKSELEVEFAKLGTVLTDFRVEGNSFDEETELRIGRVADVSADAMAAAKGGLSYFELEKLRALRDAAKNEGGMAGAGIALGAAMNMGKVFHDKIDEVIQPAAGKDPVEQLKTLKLLLDEQIITQEEFDQKKKEYLTQL, from the coding sequence ATGGGATTTTTTAATTTTCTAAAAAAACAACTGGCCACCGTTATTGAGTGGCAGCCTCAACAGCCTGATGTGCTGCTCTGGAAATATCCCAGCGCTACAGACGAGATCAAGAATGCAAGTAAGCTAGTCATTGCGCCAGGACAAGGCTGCATCCTGATCTACGAAGGACAGGTTACCGATGTGCTCGACAGCGAAGGTGTGTATCATATTGCTACAGATAACCATCCTTTTGTGACCTCTTTACTCAAAGCAGCACAGCTTTTCGAGTCTGAGCACAAAGTGGGGCTATACTTTTATCGCAAAGCTGAAGTGGTTAATCAGGGATGGGGGACCTCATCACCAGTGAAATATATAGATGCGGAATACCAGATTCCTGTACAGCTTTCTGCATTTGGAAACTTTTCTTATCGACTGCTCGATGCGAAAAAACTTTTTACGGAATATGCCGGTACACAACAGGAATATACGACTGAAGTGTTTCGTGATCTGATTCAGTCTCGTATCCCTCAAATGCTGTCTTCGTACCTTTCCGGATCTAAAATCCCTTTTACGAGAATCGATTCAGAACTGAACAGCATTGCCTTGGAAATGAAAAGCGAGCTGGAAGTTGAGTTTGCGAAACTAGGGACTGTGCTGACTGATTTCAGAGTAGAAGGAAATTCATTTGATGAAGAAACCGAACTTCGAATCGGTAGAGTTGCCGATGTGTCAGCAGATGCTATGGCTGCCGCCAAAGGTGGATTATCCTACTTTGAATTAGAAAAGCTACGCGCCTTAAGAGATGCTGCCAAAAATGAAGGCGGTATGGCTGGTGCCGGAATTGCATTGGGTGCCGCCATGAATATGGGAAAAGTATTCCATGATAAAATAGATGAAGTGATCCAGCCTGCTGCGGGAAAAGATCCTGTTGAACAGTTGAAGACTTTAAAACTGTTGCTAGATGAGCAAATCATTACGCAGGAGGAATTCGATCAAAAGAAAAAAGAGTATTTGACGCAACTATAA
- a CDS encoding sigma-54-dependent transcriptional regulator, with the protein MAKLLIIDDERAIRSTLREILEYENYDVEDIDNGVDGLDLIKKKKFDLVLCDIKMNKMDGMEVLEQAQAYSPDLPFIMISGHGTVETAIEASKKGAFDFISKPPDLNRLLITVRNALDRGTLVTETKVLKRKASKTRDILGSSESIGKIKETIERVAPTDARVLITGANGSGKELVARWLHEKSNRADSPLIEVNCAAIPSELIESELFGHEKGSFTSAVKQRIGKFELANGGTLFLDEIGDMSLSAQAKVLRALQEHKISRVGGEKELEVNVRVLAATNKDLLKEIEDGNFRMDLYHRLNVINIHVPHLTERIEDIPEIALHFLEEICKEYGMPVKKIGDAAMAALQALPWTGNVRELHNMIERLIILSDKAITEQDVAAFANPGGGTNIGAAHAATGQQAVRSVGQNYDSFSNFQDYKDHAEKEFIKFKLEKNNWNVSKTADDIDIQRSHLYSKIEKFGLKRTAE; encoded by the coding sequence ATGGCAAAATTATTAATAATTGATGATGAACGCGCAATAAGGAGCACACTTCGTGAAATCCTAGAGTATGAAAATTACGATGTAGAAGATATTGATAATGGTGTTGACGGTTTAGATTTGATCAAAAAAAAGAAATTTGATCTGGTATTGTGTGACATTAAAATGAATAAAATGGACGGTATGGAAGTGCTGGAACAAGCACAGGCCTATAGTCCGGACCTTCCTTTTATCATGATTTCTGGTCACGGAACCGTAGAAACAGCGATTGAAGCTAGTAAAAAAGGAGCCTTTGACTTTATCTCTAAACCACCAGATTTAAACAGGTTATTAATTACCGTAAGAAATGCGCTGGACAGAGGCACATTAGTCACCGAAACTAAGGTTCTGAAAAGAAAAGCCAGCAAGACAAGAGATATATTGGGTAGCTCTGAGAGTATTGGAAAAATCAAAGAAACTATTGAGCGTGTTGCCCCTACTGATGCCCGTGTATTGATTACCGGCGCAAATGGTAGCGGTAAAGAACTAGTTGCAAGGTGGTTACATGAAAAATCCAACCGTGCAGACAGCCCGTTAATTGAAGTTAACTGCGCAGCTATTCCTTCGGAACTGATCGAGAGTGAACTATTTGGACATGAAAAAGGATCCTTTACTTCGGCTGTAAAGCAGCGTATTGGTAAATTCGAACTGGCCAATGGCGGAACTTTATTTCTGGATGAGATTGGTGACATGAGTCTTTCTGCTCAGGCGAAAGTTTTACGTGCTTTACAAGAACATAAAATCAGCCGTGTTGGCGGAGAAAAAGAGCTTGAAGTGAACGTAAGAGTACTTGCAGCAACCAACAAAGATCTTTTAAAAGAAATCGAAGATGGTAATTTCCGTATGGATTTATACCACCGTCTGAACGTCATCAACATTCATGTCCCTCATTTAACAGAGCGTATTGAAGACATACCGGAGATCGCACTGCACTTCCTGGAGGAAATTTGTAAAGAATACGGCATGCCGGTTAAAAAGATCGGTGATGCGGCTATGGCAGCCTTACAGGCTTTACCATGGACTGGAAACGTACGTGAGCTGCACAATATGATCGAACGTTTAATTATCCTGAGTGATAAAGCGATTACTGAACAAGACGTAGCTGCGTTTGCGAACCCTGGCGGTGGCACCAACATCGGAGCTGCACATGCTGCTACTGGTCAGCAGGCGGTACGTAGTGTAGGTCAGAATTATGACAGTTTTAGCAATTTCCAGGATTATAAAGACCATGCGGAAAAGGAATTTATCAAGTTCAAGTTGGAGAAAAACAACTGGAATGTGTCTAAGACCGCTGACGATATTGATATTCAGCGCAGTCACCTTTACAGTAAGATTGAAAAATTCGGACTAAAAAGAACTGCAGAATAA
- a CDS encoding chloride channel protein, whose amino-acid sequence MYVRMVNYVDRINQYRKTKISNRNFLVIAALIVGVLAGLAASLLKTITHHIEDFLQTGFHWEYKYYLFFFFPFIGILLSVMYVRRFIRKGKFETGLTPLLYTISRKSSKVEPHNIYSQIITAALTVGFGGSTGLEAPIVTSGAGIGSVVGRFLGLSYKETTMLLACGAAAGIAGAFNSPIAGIVFAVEILLPEFSIPAFIPLLLASATAAVVARLFYNEQLFFLVTEGWKIEALIYYVILAVFIGFFSIYFTKVSAYIKGSFYKIKHPYKKVLVGGLMLGLLVFLFPTLYGEGYITIKNLLGGNYSTVINNSIFSEYRHLPWLVLIFTLATLFAKSAATLITLSAGGNGGIFAPSLIMGGLMGFMLAFTVNTLGLAELNVANFIVAGMAGSLSAIMHAPLTGIFLIAEITGGYVLMVPLMIVSAISYLINRSKNKYSIYTKPLAEKGELLSYEDKDSTVLNMMKLRFLVEKDYLILNQDDLILDRLPEILQSKRSVFPVVAQEDQSFKGLIYLEELLKKGINQVDHLEVRANDLIQEAPDTVHINDSMRIVMQKMEKENVWALPVLTEEDRYLGFVSKTAIFNKYRKLLARQADYME is encoded by the coding sequence ATGTATGTACGGATGGTAAATTATGTAGACAGAATTAACCAGTACCGGAAGACTAAAATCTCAAACAGGAACTTTTTGGTAATTGCGGCATTGATCGTTGGGGTCCTTGCCGGACTTGCTGCTTCCTTGCTGAAAACCATTACACACCACATTGAGGATTTCCTGCAAACAGGCTTTCATTGGGAGTACAAGTATTACCTCTTCTTTTTTTTTCCATTTATCGGAATCTTGTTGTCGGTCATGTATGTCCGGCGTTTTATTAGAAAAGGGAAATTTGAAACCGGATTGACCCCTTTGCTATACACGATTTCCAGAAAATCCAGTAAGGTAGAACCCCATAATATTTATTCCCAGATCATCACAGCCGCCTTAACGGTAGGCTTTGGTGGTTCTACGGGGCTAGAGGCACCCATTGTAACCAGTGGCGCTGGAATCGGATCTGTAGTAGGCCGTTTTCTGGGCTTGTCCTATAAGGAAACGACCATGCTTTTGGCTTGTGGAGCCGCTGCGGGTATTGCAGGTGCCTTTAATAGCCCGATTGCAGGGATTGTGTTCGCGGTAGAAATCCTGCTCCCAGAATTCAGCATTCCCGCCTTTATTCCTTTGCTGCTGGCTTCAGCCACAGCAGCGGTAGTGGCCAGGCTATTTTACAATGAACAGCTGTTCTTTTTAGTCACCGAAGGCTGGAAAATAGAGGCCTTGATTTATTATGTGATTCTTGCCGTATTTATCGGTTTCTTTTCGATCTATTTTACCAAAGTCAGTGCCTATATAAAGGGTTCTTTTTATAAGATTAAGCATCCTTATAAGAAAGTTCTGGTAGGCGGATTAATGTTAGGTTTATTGGTGTTTCTATTCCCTACTTTGTATGGAGAGGGCTACATCACGATCAAAAATCTATTGGGTGGAAACTATTCTACCGTAATCAACAACAGCATTTTTTCTGAATATAGACATCTGCCATGGCTGGTGCTGATCTTTACTTTAGCCACACTTTTTGCTAAATCTGCAGCAACGCTCATCACTTTAAGTGCTGGAGGAAACGGTGGAATCTTTGCCCCCAGCTTAATTATGGGTGGTTTAATGGGTTTTATGCTCGCTTTTACCGTGAATACCCTGGGGCTTGCAGAGCTAAATGTGGCCAATTTTATTGTTGCGGGAATGGCAGGTTCTTTAAGTGCCATCATGCATGCGCCGCTAACGGGGATATTTTTGATCGCTGAAATTACTGGTGGTTATGTATTAATGGTACCACTGATGATTGTTTCAGCAATTTCTTACCTGATCAACAGAAGTAAAAACAAATATTCGATCTATACCAAACCCCTTGCGGAAAAAGGAGAGCTGCTGTCTTATGAAGACAAAGACTCTACAGTGTTGAACATGATGAAATTAAGGTTCCTGGTAGAGAAAGATTACCTGATTTTAAATCAGGATGATTTAATCCTAGACCGCTTACCGGAGATTTTACAATCTAAACGCAGTGTTTTTCCGGTTGTTGCTCAGGAAGACCAGAGCTTTAAAGGTTTGATTTATCTGGAAGAACTCCTGAAAAAAGGGATCAATCAGGTGGACCATCTGGAAGTAAGGGCCAATGATTTAATTCAGGAGGCTCCTGATACCGTTCATATCAACGATTCCATGAGAATTGTGATGCAGAAGATGGAAAAGGAAAATGTATGGGCCCTGCCGGTATTGACAGAAGAAGACCGCTATCTTGGCTTTGTATCCAAAACGGCCATCTTTAATAAATACCGTAAATTACTGGCCCGACAGGCCGATTATATGGAATAA
- a CDS encoding RluA family pseudouridine synthase — MKYPSFKDLILFENDDYIVVNKPPFVASLDERGGSGEVNILRLAKQYSADAQVCHRLDKETSGAIIIAKTPDAYRNVAIQFEKRRVNKVYHAVVDGQFTFNELFIDLPILNDGNKSVTIDRKEGKRAETIFNSIKHYRHYTLVECKPITGRMHQIRIHLATQRAAIAGDDMYRGKPVFLSTMKKGYRIAKDDEELPIMKRFALHARHLVFKGLDGADIVIDAPYPKDFATLIKLLDKFDA, encoded by the coding sequence TTGAAATATCCTTCTTTTAAAGATCTTATCCTATTCGAAAACGATGATTATATCGTCGTAAATAAACCTCCTTTTGTAGCCTCGCTGGATGAGCGCGGCGGATCAGGCGAGGTCAATATATTACGTTTGGCAAAGCAGTATTCTGCTGATGCACAGGTATGTCATCGTTTAGACAAAGAAACTTCAGGCGCGATTATCATTGCGAAAACTCCTGATGCCTATCGCAACGTTGCGATACAATTTGAAAAGCGTAGAGTAAACAAAGTATACCACGCAGTGGTAGACGGACAGTTTACTTTTAACGAGCTGTTTATCGACCTTCCCATCCTTAATGACGGGAATAAGAGCGTTACCATCGACAGAAAAGAGGGTAAACGTGCAGAAACCATTTTTAATTCCATAAAACATTACCGTCATTATACCCTGGTAGAATGTAAGCCGATTACCGGTCGTATGCACCAGATCAGGATTCACCTGGCGACACAGCGCGCAGCAATTGCTGGTGATGATATGTATCGTGGAAAGCCGGTATTCTTATCGACCATGAAAAAAGGTTACCGCATTGCAAAAGATGATGAAGAACTTCCGATTATGAAACGTTTTGCTTTACATGCCAGACATTTGGTATTTAAAGGATTAGACGGCGCTGATATCGTAATTGATGCACCATATCCTAAGGATTTTGCAACACTGATAAAACTACTTGATAAATTTGACGCTTAA
- a CDS encoding response regulator transcription factor — MSTVKQKILIVDDEPDILELIEYNLKKEGYQVFLASNGQEGITVAKKVHPDLIILDIMMPKMDGIEACRLMRAIPEFKNTFMVFLTARSEEYSEIAGFNVGADDYIAKPIKPRALVSRINAILRRNSSADEVSDNKVEIGDLVIDREAYLVFQGGQKVVLAKKEFELLYLLASKPGKVYTRESILKNIWEDSVVVTNRTIDVHIRKLREKLGETYVATVKGVGYKFELS; from the coding sequence ATGAGCACCGTAAAACAAAAGATACTGATTGTTGATGATGAACCTGATATCCTTGAATTGATCGAGTACAACTTGAAAAAAGAAGGATATCAGGTTTTTTTGGCTAGTAATGGCCAGGAAGGAATTACGGTAGCCAAGAAGGTTCATCCTGATTTGATCATCCTGGACATCATGATGCCTAAAATGGATGGAATTGAGGCTTGCAGGTTAATGCGTGCCATTCCAGAGTTTAAAAATACGTTCATGGTGTTCCTAACCGCCAGGAGTGAAGAGTACTCAGAAATTGCTGGTTTTAATGTAGGTGCAGATGATTATATCGCCAAACCGATTAAACCTCGTGCATTGGTGAGTAGAATTAATGCCATATTAAGAAGAAATTCAAGTGCTGATGAGGTTTCTGATAATAAAGTAGAAATCGGAGATTTGGTCATTGACAGGGAAGCTTACCTGGTATTTCAAGGCGGACAAAAGGTAGTATTAGCCAAAAAAGAATTCGAATTATTGTACTTATTAGCCTCTAAACCAGGAAAAGTATACACCAGAGAATCTATTCTTAAAAATATTTGGGAAGATTCTGTAGTGGTCACCAACCGTACAATTGATGTGCATATCCGCAAGCTTCGTGAGAAATTAGGCGAGACTTATGTAGCAACAGTGAAGGGTGTAGGCTATAAATTCGAACTTTCTTAG
- a CDS encoding AhpC/TSA family protein encodes MKKLGYLLLICFAFTACKDTSKFTISGEFKNATPQSKVYLFGLQKENVLPLDSTVLSEKGEFKFSHSTPGVDFFRISAGHNEYMIIAKNGDDIKIAADLTDKNLGYTVSGAMEADKLQELNTVKNQYMAKLGAIQAKFEEAVAAQPDKREAIMEQFRPEYTKEIDGLNKAVLKFAQDNSSSLAGFYAINLLNPAEYEKEMVEYSDKIKSSFNDNPSVTEFLTKMSKLKSLSVGSQAPEFTIAGLDGKPVKLSDFKGKYVLIDFWASWCMPCRQENPNLVKAYNTFKDKNFTILGISLDKDASAWKNAIAADHLTWTHAGELKDFDGPVVRQYEIEAIPSSFLLDPNGKIIAKNLRGEELDTFLNKTLK; translated from the coding sequence ATGAAAAAACTCGGATATCTGTTATTGATCTGTTTTGCATTTACTGCATGTAAGGACACAAGTAAGTTTACCATTAGTGGTGAATTTAAAAACGCAACGCCTCAAAGTAAAGTTTACTTATTTGGTCTACAAAAAGAAAATGTGCTTCCTTTGGATTCTACAGTGCTTTCTGAAAAAGGAGAGTTTAAATTTTCACACAGTACACCAGGCGTAGATTTCTTTAGAATCTCTGCCGGACATAATGAATATATGATCATCGCCAAGAATGGTGATGACATTAAAATCGCTGCCGATTTAACGGATAAAAACTTAGGTTATACAGTTTCTGGTGCAATGGAAGCCGATAAACTACAGGAATTGAACACGGTCAAAAACCAATACATGGCCAAACTTGGTGCAATTCAAGCGAAGTTTGAAGAAGCAGTAGCTGCTCAACCTGATAAAAGAGAGGCGATCATGGAGCAATTCAGACCAGAGTACACGAAAGAGATCGATGGCTTGAACAAAGCCGTATTGAAATTTGCACAAGACAACAGCAGTTCTTTAGCTGGTTTCTATGCGATCAACTTACTAAACCCTGCTGAATATGAAAAAGAAATGGTAGAATACTCAGATAAAATCAAAAGTAGTTTCAACGACAATCCTTCGGTGACAGAGTTTTTAACTAAAATGTCTAAGCTGAAATCTTTATCTGTAGGCTCTCAGGCACCAGAATTTACGATTGCAGGTTTAGATGGTAAACCAGTTAAATTGTCAGATTTTAAAGGCAAATATGTGCTGATCGACTTCTGGGCATCCTGGTGTATGCCTTGTCGTCAGGAAAATCCAAACCTGGTAAAAGCTTACAATACTTTCAAAGACAAGAACTTTACCATCCTTGGAATCTCATTAGATAAAGACGCTAGCGCATGGAAAAACGCAATTGCTGCAGATCATTTAACATGGACGCATGCTGGCGAATTGAAAGATTTTGATGGCCCTGTAGTGAGGCAATATGAGATCGAAGCGATCCCAAGTTCCTTTCTATTAGACCCTAACGGAAAGATTATTGCAAAGAACCTACGTGGTGAAGAGCTGGATACTTTCTTAAATAAAACTTTAAAATAA